One window of Novosphingobium sp. P6W genomic DNA carries:
- the flhA gene encoding flagellar biosynthesis protein FlhA, which yields MKDLLSGRIAPILARLGPGRDLALALGVGAIIAMLILPMPGWLLDMGLALSITASVLILMTALFIEKPLQLSSFPTILLIVTMLRLGLNLASTRLILGHGHEGHQAAGGVIAAFGEFLMGGETVIGLTIFAILIVINFVVITKGAGRIAEVAARFSLDAMPGKQMAIDADLNAGTITESQARERRAEIEAESGFYGAMDGASKFVKGDAVAALLITAINIVVGLIVGVAIHGVPFGQAFHTYTLLTVGDGLVSQIPALIVSTAAGLLVSKGGVVGKTGAALGDQLGRYPKAFGIAGALMGALALVPGLPFLPFAVFGGMCGWLAWTMTKRAEGEAAAARVEHAAEQARQSAAQAEEPIARTLAIDALRIELGYGLLPLINDAVAEPRLDDQVRALRRQMAIDYGFVLPSVRILDNMALQANEYVVYVKETEIARGELRIGKLLVINAGGGDTGLRGEATKEPVFQLPALWIEREMRQEAGFRGLTVVDCGTVVTTHLTEIVKDNIADLLSYTETQKLLDEVHKESAKLIAELVPSRISISGVQRVLQNLLGEGVSIRDLPTILEGIAEACAVTSNLTQVSEHVRARLARQISAQHTLDGTIPIVSLGAVWDEAFGEAIIGQGDDRHLAMAPSQLQAFIAAVRETYDRLAGQGEIPCLLTSPGLRPFVRSIIERVRPATVVLSQNEIHPRARLRSLGAIN from the coding sequence ATGAAAGACCTGCTTTCCGGCAGGATCGCGCCAATCCTCGCCCGGCTGGGGCCGGGACGCGATCTGGCGCTGGCGCTGGGCGTGGGCGCTATCATCGCGATGCTCATCCTGCCGATGCCGGGCTGGCTGCTCGACATGGGGCTGGCGCTGTCGATCACCGCTTCGGTGCTGATCCTGATGACGGCGCTGTTCATCGAAAAGCCGCTGCAGCTGTCCAGCTTCCCGACGATCCTGCTGATCGTGACGATGCTGCGCCTGGGCCTGAACCTCGCCTCCACCCGCCTGATCCTGGGCCACGGGCACGAAGGACATCAGGCGGCGGGCGGCGTGATCGCGGCCTTCGGCGAATTCCTGATGGGCGGCGAGACGGTCATCGGCCTGACCATCTTCGCGATCCTGATCGTCATCAACTTCGTGGTCATCACCAAGGGCGCGGGTCGCATCGCCGAAGTGGCGGCGCGTTTCAGCCTCGATGCCATGCCCGGCAAGCAGATGGCGATCGACGCCGATCTCAACGCCGGCACCATCACGGAAAGCCAGGCCCGCGAACGCCGCGCCGAGATCGAGGCGGAAAGCGGCTTCTACGGCGCGATGGACGGCGCCTCCAAGTTCGTGAAGGGCGATGCCGTCGCGGCGCTGCTCATCACCGCGATCAACATCGTGGTCGGCCTGATCGTGGGCGTGGCGATCCACGGCGTACCGTTCGGGCAGGCTTTCCACACCTACACCCTGCTCACCGTGGGCGACGGCCTGGTCAGCCAGATCCCGGCGCTGATCGTCTCGACGGCGGCGGGCCTGCTGGTGTCCAAGGGCGGCGTCGTGGGCAAGACCGGCGCGGCGCTGGGCGACCAGCTGGGCCGCTATCCCAAGGCGTTCGGCATTGCCGGCGCTCTGATGGGCGCGCTCGCGCTGGTGCCGGGCCTGCCGTTCCTGCCCTTCGCGGTGTTCGGCGGCATGTGCGGATGGCTTGCCTGGACGATGACCAAACGGGCCGAAGGCGAAGCCGCCGCCGCGCGGGTGGAACATGCGGCCGAACAGGCGCGCCAGTCCGCCGCGCAGGCGGAGGAGCCGATTGCGCGCACGCTGGCGATCGACGCCCTGCGCATCGAGCTGGGCTACGGCTTGCTCCCCCTCATCAACGACGCCGTGGCCGAGCCGCGCCTCGACGATCAGGTGCGCGCGCTGCGCCGCCAGATGGCGATCGACTACGGTTTCGTCCTGCCTTCGGTGCGCATCCTCGACAACATGGCGCTGCAGGCCAACGAATACGTGGTCTACGTCAAGGAGACCGAGATCGCGCGGGGCGAGCTGCGCATCGGCAAGCTGCTGGTCATCAATGCGGGCGGCGGCGACACCGGCCTGCGCGGCGAGGCCACCAAGGAGCCAGTGTTCCAGCTTCCCGCCTTGTGGATCGAACGCGAGATGCGGCAAGAGGCGGGCTTCCGGGGCCTTACCGTGGTCGACTGCGGCACCGTGGTGACCACCCACCTGACCGAAATCGTCAAGGACAACATCGCCGACCTGCTCTCCTACACCGAGACGCAAAAGCTGCTGGACGAGGTCCACAAGGAATCCGCCAAGCTGATCGCCGAGCTGGTCCCCTCGCGCATCTCGATTTCCGGCGTGCAGCGGGTCCTGCAGAATCTGCTGGGCGAGGGCGTCTCGATCCGCGACTTGCCCACCATCCTCGAAGGCATCGCCGAGGCCTGCGCGGTGACCTCCAATCTCACCCAGGTGAGCGAGCATGTCCGTGCGCGCCTTGCCCGGCAGATTTCGGCGCAGCACACGCTGGACGGGACCATCCCAATCGTCTCGCTGGGCGCGGTGTGGGACGAGGCCTTCGGCGAGGCGATCATCGGCCAGGGCGACGACCGGCATCTGGCGATGGCTCCCTCGCAGCTTCAGGCATTCATCGCCGCCGTGCGCGAGACTTACGACCGCCTGGCCGGTCAGGGCGAAATCCCGTGCCTCCTGACCAGCCCGGGCCTGCGCCCCTTCGTGCGCTCGATCATCGAGCGGGTGCGGCCCGCCACGGTCGTCCTCTCGCAGAACGAAATCCACCCGCGCGCGCGCCTGCGCAGCCTTGGTGCCATCAACTGA
- a CDS encoding flagellar hook-length control protein FliK, whose translation MAVPAMSLSPIKTPKAAEAVPPRAATGGEGSAQGSFGAALENAGKAAVQTGVSSQAPTPTPASKPAPTDAAIVPAPAGDTPMPGSPAPALTAIGPTAATKTDLVASAPSQPVPADEAKAEATAKPQLKLPQDAATVTITAPETPVTAPAALDDGETQEPRRAKHEDAPFVTSVPTGLPATAQPSTTAAVPPQPVAAPTSAAPEAAPTVAAAPHEAAAKPVDHTAPDQAPRAHGEAPALADGGPVDAPSAPEARVSAPLFSQTLETANARHAALPYAPAQAETGSATVALREGRFGADVGVSIARALGGGQDGESRDLLIRIDPRHMGRIDVRMSFDHDGILRAVVSADSPAALDILRRESADLGRALTDAGVRSDPQSLRFDSNAGGGAGGQSRHGQRTQAQGPDYGGGSDLAGSGDDIPIHRSLRGSGHVDLMA comes from the coding sequence ATGGCCGTTCCCGCGATGTCCCTTTCCCCGATCAAGACGCCCAAGGCAGCCGAGGCGGTGCCCCCGCGCGCGGCAACCGGCGGTGAGGGATCGGCGCAGGGTTCTTTCGGTGCCGCACTGGAAAATGCTGGCAAGGCCGCCGTGCAGACTGGCGTATCCAGCCAGGCTCCCACGCCCACGCCTGCATCCAAGCCTGCTCCCACGGATGCGGCGATCGTTCCCGCACCGGCCGGGGATACGCCTATGCCGGGCAGCCCCGCACCGGCGCTGACCGCCATCGGTCCCACGGCGGCGACAAAGACCGACCTGGTCGCGTCCGCTCCGTCCCAGCCCGTTCCCGCCGATGAAGCCAAGGCCGAGGCAACGGCCAAGCCGCAACTCAAGCTCCCACAGGATGCGGCGACGGTTACCATTACCGCGCCGGAAACTCCCGTGACCGCCCCCGCGGCTCTGGACGATGGCGAGACGCAGGAACCCCGGCGCGCGAAGCACGAGGATGCCCCCTTCGTGACATCCGTGCCGACTGGCCTTCCAGCCACCGCACAGCCTTCGACCACAGCTGCGGTCCCGCCGCAGCCGGTAGCGGCTCCGACTTCGGCCGCACCCGAAGCTGCTCCGACCGTCGCCGCCGCGCCGCATGAGGCTGCGGCCAAACCGGTGGACCATACCGCCCCGGATCAGGCCCCCCGCGCTCACGGCGAGGCCCCTGCCCTGGCGGACGGCGGACCGGTAGACGCCCCTTCCGCGCCAGAGGCGCGCGTCTCCGCCCCGCTCTTTTCCCAGACGCTGGAAACCGCGAACGCCCGACATGCCGCGCTCCCCTACGCACCCGCGCAGGCCGAGACGGGCAGCGCCACCGTCGCCCTGCGCGAAGGGCGCTTCGGCGCGGACGTGGGGGTCAGCATTGCCCGTGCGCTGGGCGGCGGGCAGGACGGCGAAAGCCGCGACCTGCTGATCCGCATCGACCCGCGCCACATGGGCCGCATCGACGTGCGGATGTCGTTCGACCACGACGGCATCCTGCGCGCGGTAGTCTCGGCCGACAGCCCCGCCGCGCTTGACATACTGCGCCGCGAGAGCGCCGACCTTGGCCGCGCGCTGACCGATGCGGGGGTGCGGTCGGACCCGCAATCGCTGCGCTTCGACAGCAACGCAGGCGGCGGTGCGGGCGGCCAGTCCCGGCACGGCCAGCGCACGCAGGCGCAGGGGCCCGATTATGGCGGCGGCTCCGATTTGGCCGGTAGCGGCGACGATATTCCCATCCACAGGTCGCTGCGAGGCAGCGGCCATGTCGATCTCATGGCATAA
- a CDS encoding TonB-dependent receptor domain-containing protein translates to MHQAPAIADEAAEATDRSTIVVTATSREQEVKDAPASISVITREDLERLPYREVTDALMEIPGVTVTPGEGNSRDISIRGMSPQYTLILVDGKRLSSRETRTNGGNTSEGGLLPPLESIERIEVVRGPMSSLYGSDAMGGVVNVITRRIAPTWRGSVRMNGTMQLGDDYGNFYDGNFYLSGPITKGIGLQVQGSLNRRTEDRVVGGTPERRDESLAGKIGFSAGPDHDFLIEGGFYSQKVTSTAGKTVEVTATVPEGTLDVQTQERYVAALSHQGRWGFANSDSYVQYEDAKNLETTKRIKNTVAQSIWSVALPSNMLSLGGFFRNEDLIDTTGNLLAGSTRAGASRTNWALFAENELAILDNLRLTGGIRLDNDEQYGKHWTPRVYLVWNALESLTFKGGYSKGFRAPNLRQTLPDWGQSSRGGTIYGNPDLEAETSRTIEAVAMYEGDGFQTSLTVYDTRFNDKITRVTCLVAAAWCIDEPLSSIGRPPTTYVNVDKAKVRGIEATIDVKLTQTLRLNATGTLTDSEQLTGTNAGQALNDTPKQQASASLNWRPDDRLSAYVRAVYRGEEAVTEAQISGNNIVASSYTTVDLGGSYKVSPGFTFHAGIQNLLDKRLSYDDYGYVIDPARVWMGVTARF, encoded by the coding sequence ATGCATCAGGCCCCGGCCATCGCCGACGAGGCGGCGGAAGCGACCGACCGCTCCACCATCGTCGTCACCGCCACCAGCCGCGAGCAGGAAGTGAAAGATGCACCGGCCTCGATCAGCGTAATCACGCGCGAGGATCTGGAGCGCCTGCCCTACCGCGAAGTCACCGACGCGCTGATGGAAATCCCCGGCGTCACCGTCACCCCGGGCGAGGGCAACAGCCGCGACATCTCGATCCGCGGGATGTCGCCCCAGTACACCCTGATCCTTGTCGACGGTAAGCGCCTGAGCAGCCGCGAGACGCGCACCAACGGCGGAAACACGTCCGAAGGCGGCCTGCTGCCCCCGCTCGAATCGATCGAGCGCATCGAAGTCGTGCGCGGCCCGATGTCTTCGCTCTACGGGTCGGACGCGATGGGCGGCGTCGTCAATGTCATCACCCGGCGCATCGCCCCCACCTGGCGCGGCAGCGTGCGCATGAACGGCACGATGCAGCTGGGCGACGACTACGGCAATTTCTATGATGGCAACTTCTACCTGTCCGGCCCGATCACCAAGGGCATCGGCCTGCAGGTCCAGGGCTCGCTCAACCGCCGTACCGAAGACCGCGTCGTCGGCGGCACGCCCGAGCGCAGGGACGAGAGCCTGGCGGGCAAAATCGGTTTCTCCGCCGGGCCCGACCACGATTTCCTCATCGAAGGCGGTTTCTACAGCCAGAAAGTGACCTCCACCGCCGGCAAGACCGTGGAAGTGACCGCAACTGTGCCTGAAGGCACGCTCGATGTGCAGACGCAGGAGCGCTATGTCGCCGCGCTCAGCCATCAGGGCCGCTGGGGCTTCGCCAATTCGGACAGCTACGTGCAGTACGAGGACGCGAAGAACCTTGAGACCACCAAGCGGATCAAGAACACCGTCGCCCAGTCGATCTGGTCGGTAGCGCTGCCTTCCAACATGCTGAGCCTGGGCGGCTTTTTCCGCAACGAGGACCTGATCGACACGACCGGCAACCTGCTCGCCGGCTCGACCCGCGCCGGGGCCAGCCGCACCAACTGGGCACTGTTCGCGGAGAACGAACTGGCGATCCTGGACAACCTGCGTCTTACCGGCGGCATCCGCCTGGACAACGACGAACAGTATGGGAAACACTGGACGCCGCGCGTCTACCTGGTCTGGAACGCGTTGGAGAGCCTGACTTTCAAAGGCGGTTATTCGAAGGGCTTTCGCGCCCCGAACCTGCGCCAGACCCTGCCCGACTGGGGCCAGTCGAGCCGGGGCGGCACGATCTACGGCAACCCCGACCTCGAAGCGGAAACCTCCCGCACGATCGAGGCGGTGGCGATGTACGAAGGCGATGGCTTCCAGACCAGCCTGACCGTCTACGACACCCGCTTCAACGACAAGATCACCCGCGTCACCTGCCTGGTGGCCGCGGCCTGGTGCATCGACGAACCACTAAGCTCGATCGGCCGCCCGCCGACCACTTATGTCAACGTCGACAAGGCGAAGGTGCGCGGCATCGAGGCGACCATCGACGTCAAGCTGACGCAGACCCTGCGCCTCAACGCCACCGGCACCCTGACCGATTCCGAGCAGCTTACCGGCACCAATGCCGGACAGGCGCTGAACGATACCCCCAAGCAGCAAGCCAGCGCTTCCCTGAACTGGCGCCCGGACGATCGCCTGTCCGCCTACGTGCGCGCTGTCTATCGCGGTGAGGAAGCGGTTACCGAGGCGCAGATCAGCGGCAACAACATCGTCGCCTCGTCCTACACCACGGTGGATCTGGGCGGATCGTACAAGGTCTCACCCGGCTTCACCTTCCACGCCGGCATCCAGAACCTGCTGGATAAGCGCCTGAGCTATGACGATTATGGCTACGTCATCGACCCTGCGCGCGTGTGGATGGGCGTCACCGCGCGGTTCTGA
- a CDS encoding LysR family transcriptional regulator, with the protein MVPSLSPNLLLVLAMLLKTKSVSGTAVVLGLSQPSISRSLARLREALGDPLLVRSGAGMIRTHRGDELVGKLADWVAATSSLLTERTFDPAGVERRFRIASTDFGVMSVLLPALAALREAAPGIAIDILPLNHATHRSLAEGDIDFAVSGLEHDPSQLHRLHLFSDSFVCVTGPAHPLASASEEPLPVGEFLAYPHLGITVSDAGLDRVATLLGTEAGGRRVAASVPYFALAPDLLLAGDLMTVVPSRAMPRFARLGELATRPAPEALGKLEYWLLWHERSHRDPASAWLRDRLLEACRVPGE; encoded by the coding sequence ATGGTCCCCTCACTTTCCCCGAACCTGCTTCTGGTGCTTGCCATGCTGCTCAAGACCAAAAGCGTCAGCGGCACTGCCGTTGTGCTTGGCCTGAGCCAGCCCAGCATCAGCCGTTCGCTGGCACGCCTGCGCGAAGCGCTGGGCGATCCGCTGCTGGTGCGTTCCGGTGCCGGCATGATCCGCACGCACCGCGGCGACGAACTGGTCGGCAAGCTGGCGGACTGGGTGGCCGCAACCTCCTCGCTGCTGACCGAGCGGACATTCGACCCGGCCGGGGTGGAGCGCCGCTTTCGCATCGCCTCGACCGATTTCGGCGTCATGTCCGTCCTGCTGCCGGCTCTGGCCGCGCTGCGCGAGGCAGCGCCGGGGATCGCCATCGACATCCTGCCGCTCAACCATGCGACCCACCGTTCGCTGGCCGAGGGCGATATAGACTTTGCCGTCTCGGGCCTGGAACACGATCCTTCGCAGCTTCACCGCCTGCATCTGTTCAGCGATAGTTTCGTGTGCGTGACCGGCCCCGCCCACCCACTGGCCAGCGCGAGCGAGGAGCCGCTGCCGGTGGGCGAATTCCTTGCCTACCCCCACCTTGGCATCACCGTCAGCGATGCGGGACTGGACCGCGTTGCAACCTTGCTGGGGACAGAGGCAGGCGGGCGGCGGGTCGCAGCCAGCGTGCCCTACTTCGCCCTTGCCCCGGACCTGCTGCTGGCGGGCGATCTGATGACGGTGGTCCCCTCACGCGCGATGCCCCGGTTCGCGCGACTGGGCGAGTTGGCCACCCGGCCCGCGCCCGAAGCACTGGGCAAGCTCGAATACTGGCTGCTCTGGCACGAGCGCAGCCACCGCGACCCGGCCAGCGCCTGGCTGCGCGACCGGCTTCTGGAAGCCTGCCGGGTTCCCGGCGAATAG
- a CDS encoding helix-turn-helix domain-containing protein, whose translation MTTRLMLVGELGDAVGLATEMVRGSAARIGVETAGPAALEAWAEPGEQPDGDVVVVDLAVNLKDVLARLRGDRRDLQSVPASVSGLVGQNIADVERELILQTLRHCSGNRSAAAVMLGISVRTMRNKLRSFLADGMAVTPSLAGGAVRHEIAAGA comes from the coding sequence ATGACCACCCGTCTCATGCTCGTGGGCGAACTGGGCGACGCGGTGGGGCTGGCGACCGAGATGGTGCGCGGGTCCGCCGCCCGGATCGGCGTGGAGACGGCAGGCCCCGCAGCCCTCGAAGCATGGGCCGAGCCGGGCGAGCAGCCGGACGGCGATGTCGTGGTGGTGGACCTTGCAGTGAACCTCAAGGACGTACTGGCACGGCTGCGCGGCGACCGGCGCGATTTGCAGTCTGTGCCCGCTTCGGTCTCCGGGCTGGTCGGGCAGAACATCGCCGACGTCGAGCGTGAACTGATCCTCCAGACCCTGCGCCACTGCAGCGGCAATCGCAGCGCGGCAGCCGTGATGCTGGGCATTTCGGTGCGGACCATGCGCAACAAGCTGCGCAGTTTCCTGGCGGACGGGATGGCGGTGACGCCCTCGCTGGCAGGCGGCGCGGTGCGCCACGAAATCGCAGCCGGGGCCTGA
- a CDS encoding DUF2779 domain-containing protein: MTSATVRSHGLSKSRITAFEQCPKRLWLGVHRPEVAQYDDGAEARFDAGHFVGEVACSLHPEGVMIEAEPDLSAALAETARLIGEGHPGPLFEATFQHGGVLIRADILERTAKGSGWTLAEVKSSARAKDYHLGDIATQLWVMEGAGLRIDGAAVRHIDTRFVLEREGDYAGLFADDDLLAPARKIAAARPAVAAQALAVLAGEEPVREPGPHCADPFDCEFTAYCSRGLPQGPEWPVTVLPNGAWKKWARQGVTSLLDLDETAMTKPREAMIVAATRTGIPFHNGEGARAAMAEWSYPRAWLDFETISAAVPRWLGMRPYQQVPFQFSLHLEQADGTITHHEFLRCDGSDPRGPCAQALVEAIPAGATVIAYNAGFERGVLRALAGHVPEHGAELLAMTERTVDLLPVARKHWYHRDQRGSWSIKALLPTIADLDYASLEVKDGGMAQDSFLEAIDPATTPERRWALEEALKAYCMRDTWAMVLVARRLAGTG; the protein is encoded by the coding sequence ATGACAAGCGCTACCGTCCGTTCCCACGGCCTCTCCAAGTCCCGCATCACCGCCTTCGAACAATGCCCCAAACGCTTGTGGCTGGGCGTTCACCGGCCTGAAGTCGCGCAATACGACGATGGCGCCGAAGCCCGCTTCGATGCCGGGCATTTCGTGGGGGAGGTGGCCTGTTCGCTCCACCCCGAAGGCGTGATGATCGAGGCCGAGCCTGATTTATCTGCCGCCTTGGCCGAAACCGCGCGGTTGATCGGCGAGGGTCACCCCGGCCCCCTGTTCGAGGCGACCTTTCAGCACGGCGGTGTGTTGATCCGCGCCGACATCCTCGAACGCACGGCAAAGGGAAGCGGCTGGACGCTGGCCGAAGTGAAGAGTTCTGCGCGGGCGAAGGATTATCACCTCGGCGATATCGCCACGCAGCTATGGGTCATGGAAGGCGCCGGCCTGCGTATCGACGGGGCGGCAGTGCGGCATATCGACACCCGCTTCGTGCTGGAGCGGGAAGGGGATTATGCCGGCCTGTTCGCCGACGATGACCTGCTTGCGCCCGCCCGCAAGATCGCGGCGGCGCGCCCGGCTGTGGCCGCGCAGGCGCTTGCGGTGCTCGCGGGTGAGGAGCCGGTGCGCGAACCGGGCCCCCACTGCGCCGACCCGTTCGACTGCGAGTTCACCGCCTACTGCTCGCGCGGCCTGCCGCAGGGGCCGGAATGGCCGGTAACGGTGCTGCCCAACGGCGCATGGAAGAAATGGGCGCGGCAGGGCGTGACAAGCCTTCTGGACCTCGACGAGACGGCGATGACCAAGCCGCGCGAGGCGATGATCGTCGCAGCGACCCGCACCGGCATCCCGTTCCACAACGGCGAGGGCGCGCGCGCAGCCATGGCCGAATGGTCATACCCCCGCGCCTGGCTCGATTTCGAGACGATTTCGGCCGCCGTGCCGCGCTGGCTGGGGATGCGGCCGTACCAGCAGGTCCCCTTCCAGTTCTCGCTGCATCTGGAACAGGCCGACGGCACGATCACCCATCACGAATTCCTGCGATGCGACGGCTCCGACCCGCGCGGGCCCTGTGCGCAGGCGCTGGTCGAGGCGATCCCGGCGGGCGCCACGGTGATCGCCTACAACGCCGGGTTCGAGCGCGGGGTGCTGCGCGCCCTGGCCGGGCATGTGCCGGAGCACGGCGCCGAACTGCTGGCCATGACCGAGCGTACCGTGGATCTCCTGCCGGTCGCCCGCAAGCACTGGTATCACCGCGACCAGCGCGGTTCGTGGTCGATCAAGGCGCTGCTGCCGACGATCGCGGACCTCGATTACGCCAGCCTGGAGGTGAAGGACGGCGGCATGGCGCAGGACAGTTTCCTGGAGGCTATCGACCCGGCAACCACGCCTGAACGCCGCTGGGCACTGGAGGAAGCGCTGAAAGCCTACTGCATGCGCGATACCTGGGCGATGGTGCTGGTGGCGCGCAGGCTGGCGGGGACAGGGTAA
- a CDS encoding flagellar hook assembly protein FlgD — protein sequence MTTVTDTASTKSTTSATTAASTSGLLTDYNLFLKLLTTQMTNQDPLDPMDTSEYTAQLVQYSQVEQSIQQTGALGNILSQLLSQQMAQASSYIGREARFDSPVAGLDTNSPARWTYYVDGTPGTIAATIKDSLGATVATVNLDPKAQGSYEWDGTKTDGSKAPAGAYTLSVDAKDASGSSLDTTINSIGVVNDVVTDGTDIMLGVNGIRLSASGLVALAAPKAD from the coding sequence ATGACGACGGTTACCGACACCGCCTCGACCAAGAGCACGACGAGCGCGACCACCGCCGCGTCGACTTCGGGCCTGCTGACGGACTACAACCTGTTCCTCAAGCTGCTGACCACGCAGATGACGAACCAGGACCCGCTCGATCCGATGGACACCTCGGAATATACCGCGCAGCTGGTGCAGTATTCGCAGGTGGAACAGTCGATCCAGCAGACCGGCGCGCTCGGCAATATCCTCAGCCAGCTGCTCTCGCAGCAGATGGCGCAGGCATCGAGCTACATTGGCCGCGAGGCACGCTTCGATTCGCCCGTGGCGGGTCTGGATACCAATAGCCCCGCGCGCTGGACCTACTACGTCGACGGCACGCCCGGCACGATCGCCGCGACCATCAAGGATTCGCTTGGCGCCACCGTGGCCACCGTCAACCTCGATCCCAAAGCTCAGGGCTCCTATGAATGGGACGGCACCAAGACCGATGGCAGCAAGGCACCGGCAGGCGCCTATACCCTGTCGGTCGACGCGAAGGATGCGAGCGGATCAAGCCTCGACACCACGATCAATTCGATCGGCGTGGTGAACGACGTGGTGACCGATGGCACCGACATCATGCTGGGTGTGAACGGCATCCGCCTTTCCGCGTCGGGCCTCGTCGCGCTGGCGGCCCCCAAGGCGGACTGA